A genomic window from Desulfovibrio sp. X2 includes:
- the aprB gene encoding adenylyl-sulfate reductase subunit beta, with the protein MPTFVDPSKCDGCKGGEKTACMYICPNDLMILDPEEMRAFNQEPEACWECYSCVKICPQGAISARPYADFAPMGGTSIPMRGAEDIMWTVKFRNGNVKRFKFPIRTTPEGSIKPYDGKPEAGDLENELLFTETALKAPKEVLNKKFEIADAGMDQCWFDLPCEGGNR; encoded by the coding sequence ATGCCCACCTTTGTCGACCCGAGCAAGTGCGATGGCTGCAAAGGCGGCGAAAAGACCGCCTGCATGTACATCTGCCCGAACGACCTGATGATCCTGGATCCTGAGGAGATGAGGGCGTTCAACCAGGAGCCCGAGGCTTGCTGGGAGTGCTACTCCTGCGTGAAGATCTGCCCGCAGGGCGCCATCAGCGCCCGCCCCTACGCCGACTTCGCGCCCATGGGCGGCACCTCGATCCCGATGCGCGGCGCCGAAGACATCATGTGGACCGTCAAGTTCCGCAACGGCAACGTGAAGCGCTTCAAGTTCCCCATCCGCACCACGCCTGAAGGCTCCATCAAGCCCTACGATGGCAAGCCCGAGGCGGGCGACCTCGAGAACGAGCTGCTCTTCACCGAGACCGCTCTCAAGGCCCCCAAGGAAGTCCTCAACAAGAAGTTCGAGATCGCCGACGCCGGCATGGACCAGTGCTGGTTCGACCTGCCCTGCGAAGGCGGCAACCGCTAG
- the aprA gene encoding adenylyl-sulfate reductase subunit alpha has translation MPKIPVKIPSQGVPVAAPEIIEKDVDILMVGGGMGCCGAAYEVVRWADKYAPDLKIQLVDKAALERSGAVAQGLSAINTYLGKNDPDDYVRMIRTDLMGIVREDLIFDLGRHVDDSVHLFEEWGLPCWIKDGDHNLDGAQAKKAGKSLRAGDDPVRSGRWQIMINGESYKCIVAEAAKNALGQERYMERVFIVKLLLDANTPNRIAGAVGFSTRENKVYVFKTNAMLVACGGAVNVYRPRSTGEGMGRAWYPVWNAGSTYTMCAQVGAEMTMMENRFVPARFKDGYGPVGAWFLLFKAKATNSKGEDYCATNAAMLKPYEERGYAKGHIIPTCLRNHMMLREMREGRGPIYMDTKTALQTTFQKLSPEQQKHLESEAWEDFLDMCVGQANLWACQNIEPENRGSEIMPTEPYLLGSHSGCCGIWVSGPDESWVPEDYKIKADDGKIYNRMTTVNGLFTCADGVGASGHKFSSGSHVEGRIVGKQLVRWCVNHKDFKPALKQSAADLAKEIYQPVENFKAGVSVSTDPVVNPNYISPKNFMMRLVKATDEYGGGVGTMYVTSQSLLETGFKLLEMLEEDSRKLAARDLHELMRCWEQFHRLWTVRLHMQHIHFRQESRYPGFYYRGDFMGLDDSKWKCFVNSKYDPEKGETKLFKRAYWQVIPDPMHP, from the coding sequence ATGCCCAAGATTCCTGTTAAAATTCCTTCGCAGGGCGTGCCCGTTGCCGCTCCGGAGATCATCGAGAAGGACGTCGACATCCTCATGGTCGGTGGCGGCATGGGCTGCTGCGGCGCGGCCTACGAGGTCGTCCGCTGGGCCGACAAGTACGCCCCCGATCTGAAGATCCAGCTGGTCGACAAGGCCGCCCTCGAGCGCTCCGGCGCCGTGGCCCAGGGCCTGTCCGCCATCAACACCTACCTCGGCAAGAACGATCCCGACGACTACGTGCGCATGATCCGCACCGACCTCATGGGCATCGTCCGCGAAGACCTGATCTTCGACCTCGGCCGTCACGTCGACGACTCCGTCCACCTCTTCGAGGAGTGGGGCCTGCCCTGCTGGATCAAGGACGGCGATCACAACCTGGACGGCGCCCAGGCCAAGAAGGCCGGCAAGTCCCTGCGTGCCGGCGACGACCCGGTCCGCTCCGGCCGTTGGCAGATCATGATCAACGGTGAGTCCTACAAGTGCATCGTGGCCGAGGCCGCGAAGAACGCCCTGGGCCAGGAGCGTTACATGGAGCGCGTCTTCATCGTGAAGCTGCTCCTGGACGCCAACACGCCCAACCGCATCGCGGGCGCCGTCGGCTTCTCCACCCGTGAGAACAAGGTCTACGTCTTCAAGACCAACGCCATGCTCGTGGCCTGCGGCGGCGCGGTGAACGTGTACCGTCCCCGCTCCACCGGTGAGGGCATGGGCCGCGCCTGGTACCCCGTGTGGAACGCCGGTTCGACCTACACCATGTGTGCCCAGGTCGGCGCCGAGATGACCATGATGGAAAACCGCTTCGTGCCCGCCCGCTTCAAGGACGGTTACGGCCCGGTCGGCGCCTGGTTCCTGCTCTTCAAGGCCAAGGCGACCAACTCCAAGGGCGAGGACTACTGCGCCACGAACGCGGCCATGCTGAAGCCCTACGAGGAGCGCGGCTACGCCAAGGGTCACATCATCCCGACCTGCCTGCGTAACCACATGATGCTGCGTGAGATGCGCGAGGGTCGTGGTCCCATCTACATGGACACCAAGACCGCGCTGCAGACCACCTTCCAGAAGCTCTCCCCCGAGCAGCAGAAGCACCTCGAGTCCGAGGCGTGGGAAGACTTCCTCGACATGTGCGTCGGCCAGGCCAACCTCTGGGCCTGCCAGAACATCGAGCCCGAGAACCGCGGTTCCGAGATCATGCCCACCGAGCCGTACCTGCTCGGTTCGCACTCCGGCTGCTGCGGCATCTGGGTCTCCGGCCCGGACGAGTCCTGGGTTCCCGAGGACTACAAGATCAAGGCCGACGACGGCAAGATCTACAACCGCATGACCACGGTCAACGGCCTGTTCACCTGCGCTGACGGCGTGGGCGCCTCCGGCCACAAGTTCTCCTCCGGCTCCCACGTTGAAGGCCGCATCGTCGGCAAGCAGCTGGTGCGCTGGTGCGTGAACCACAAGGACTTCAAGCCTGCCCTGAAGCAGTCCGCTGCCGATCTCGCCAAGGAGATCTACCAGCCGGTCGAGAACTTCAAGGCTGGCGTGTCCGTGTCCACCGACCCGGTCGTCAACCCGAACTACATCTCTCCCAAGAACTTCATGATGCGCCTCGTCAAGGCCACGGACGAGTACGGCGGCGGCGTGGGCACGATGTACGTGACCTCGCAGTCCCTGCTCGAGACCGGCTTCAAGCTCCTCGAGATGCTCGAGGAAGACTCCCGTAAGCTGGCTGCCCGCGACCTGCACGAGCTCATGCGCTGCTGGGAGCAGTTCCACCGCCTCTGGACCGTGCGCCTGCACATGCAGCACATCCACTTCCGTCAGGAGTCCCGTTACCCCGGCTTCTACTACCGTGGTGACTTCATGGGCCTGGACGATTCCAAGTGGAAGTGCTTCGTCAACTCCAAGTACGACCCCGAGAAGGGCGAGACCAAGCTCTTCAAGCGTGCGTACTGGCAGGTCATCCCGGATCCCATGCATCCGTAG
- the sat gene encoding sulfate adenylyltransferase: MSRLVPPHGGKGLVECLLKGKALEDAKKKAEGLKKIEISDRVKGDCIMLGIGGFSPLNGFMKKADWKSVCEKFTLADGTFWPVPVVCDTNDESVKAGDEVALVGKKGTIYAILKVEEKYELSEAEKKWECEMVFKGNGDDSKKFWDVALADHPGVQMVMGQGKYNLAGTVQVLSEGDYREKFPGVYLTPAEIRAQMDAKGWANVAALQLRNPMHRSHEFLAKIAVEVCDGVVIHSLIGNLKPGDIPADVRIKCIQTLIDKYFVKENVINAGYPLDMRYAGPREALLHATFRQNYGINWMLIGRDHAGVGDFYTLFEAQEIFDKIPYQDGCADAGKALICKPMKIDWTFYCFKCDGMASMRTCPHTKEDRVILSGTKLRKALSEGQPVVDHFGREEVLEILRGYYAGLTEKVEVKMQKAASGATMK; this comes from the coding sequence ATGTCGAGACTGGTTCCTCCGCACGGTGGTAAAGGCCTTGTCGAGTGTCTGCTGAAGGGCAAGGCCCTCGAGGACGCGAAGAAGAAGGCCGAAGGCCTCAAGAAGATCGAAATTTCCGACCGCGTGAAGGGCGACTGCATCATGCTCGGCATCGGCGGCTTCTCGCCCCTGAACGGCTTCATGAAGAAGGCCGACTGGAAGAGCGTCTGCGAGAAGTTCACCCTGGCCGACGGCACCTTCTGGCCCGTGCCGGTCGTCTGCGACACCAACGACGAGTCCGTGAAGGCCGGCGACGAAGTCGCCCTGGTCGGCAAGAAGGGCACCATCTACGCCATCCTGAAGGTCGAGGAGAAGTATGAGCTCTCCGAGGCCGAGAAGAAGTGGGAATGCGAGATGGTCTTCAAGGGCAACGGCGACGACTCCAAGAAGTTCTGGGACGTCGCGCTGGCCGATCACCCGGGCGTGCAGATGGTCATGGGCCAGGGCAAGTACAACCTCGCCGGCACCGTGCAGGTGCTCTCCGAGGGCGACTACCGCGAGAAGTTCCCGGGCGTCTACCTGACCCCCGCCGAGATCCGCGCCCAGATGGACGCCAAGGGCTGGGCCAACGTCGCCGCCCTGCAGCTGCGCAACCCCATGCACCGCTCCCACGAGTTCCTGGCCAAGATCGCCGTGGAAGTCTGTGACGGCGTGGTCATCCACTCCCTCATCGGCAACCTGAAGCCCGGCGACATCCCGGCCGACGTGCGCATCAAGTGCATCCAGACCCTGATCGACAAGTACTTCGTGAAGGAAAACGTGATCAACGCCGGCTACCCGCTCGACATGCGCTACGCCGGTCCGCGCGAGGCGCTGCTGCACGCCACCTTCCGCCAGAACTATGGCATCAACTGGATGCTGATCGGCCGCGACCACGCGGGCGTGGGTGACTTCTACACCCTGTTCGAGGCGCAGGAGATCTTCGACAAGATCCCCTACCAGGACGGCTGCGCCGACGCCGGCAAGGCCCTGATCTGCAAGCCGATGAAGATCGACTGGACCTTCTACTGCTTCAAGTGCGACGGCATGGCCTCCATGCGCACCTGCCCGCACACCAAGGAAGACCGCGTCATCCTCTCCGGCACCAAGCTGCGCAAGGCCCTGTCCGAGGGACAGCCGGTCGTGGATCACTTCGGTCGCGAAGAGGTCCTCGAGATCCTGCGCGGCTACTACGCCGGCCTGACCGAGAAGGTCGAGGTCAAGATGCAGAAGGCCGCCTCCGGCGCCACCATGAAGTAG
- a CDS encoding CoB--CoM heterodisulfide reductase iron-sulfur subunit A family protein: MANTSILVVGGGFSGLTAALEAAEVGHEVFIVEKNPFLGGRVAQLNKYFPKLCPPSCGLEIQFQRVKNNPLVKVLTMAEVTGVSGGPGNYEVSVSIKPRHVGPGAADLSGDAAALSASVPSEFELGMGTRKALYMDMPFAFPHRYVLDKANLTENEAKALAANEAIDLAEQEKSITLNVGAIIYATGWKPYDMTNLTNLGAGMVPNVVSNMQLERLAAPSGPTKGRIVRPTDGAAPKRVAFVQCAGSRDENHLNYCSYICCMASLKQAAYIREQMPETDVVIYYIDLRTPGRYENFKQRILADEKIKTVKGKVAKIEASGGNVKVTVEDAVTGLKGEDVFDMVVLATGMQPTLAGAPLPKGVEVDQDGFLVNGEEKGIFAAGCAKLPLDVMKSAQSATGAALKAIQTVRGR; encoded by the coding sequence ATGGCGAATACGAGCATCCTGGTTGTCGGAGGCGGTTTCAGCGGTCTTACGGCCGCCCTCGAAGCCGCCGAAGTCGGCCACGAGGTCTTCATTGTCGAGAAGAATCCCTTCTTGGGAGGCCGCGTGGCGCAGCTGAACAAATATTTCCCGAAGCTGTGCCCCCCTTCCTGCGGCCTTGAGATCCAGTTCCAGCGGGTCAAGAACAATCCCCTGGTCAAGGTCCTGACCATGGCCGAGGTCACCGGCGTCTCCGGCGGCCCCGGCAACTACGAGGTCTCGGTCAGCATCAAGCCCCGCCACGTCGGTCCCGGCGCGGCGGATCTGTCTGGCGACGCCGCGGCCCTGTCCGCGAGCGTGCCGAGCGAGTTCGAGCTGGGCATGGGCACGCGCAAGGCGCTGTACATGGACATGCCCTTCGCCTTCCCGCACCGCTACGTGCTGGACAAGGCGAACCTGACCGAGAACGAGGCCAAGGCGCTCGCCGCCAACGAGGCCATCGACCTCGCGGAGCAGGAGAAGAGCATCACCCTGAACGTGGGCGCCATCATCTACGCCACCGGATGGAAGCCCTACGACATGACCAACCTGACCAACCTCGGGGCGGGCATGGTTCCCAACGTGGTCTCGAACATGCAGCTCGAGCGCCTGGCCGCGCCGAGCGGCCCGACCAAGGGCAGGATCGTGCGTCCCACGGACGGCGCCGCGCCCAAGCGCGTGGCCTTCGTGCAGTGCGCCGGCTCGCGCGACGAGAACCACCTGAACTACTGCTCCTACATCTGCTGCATGGCCTCGCTGAAGCAGGCCGCCTACATCCGCGAGCAGATGCCCGAGACCGACGTGGTCATCTACTACATCGACCTGCGCACGCCTGGCCGCTACGAGAACTTCAAGCAGCGCATCCTGGCGGACGAGAAGATCAAGACCGTGAAGGGCAAGGTCGCCAAGATCGAGGCCTCGGGCGGCAACGTCAAGGTCACGGTCGAGGACGCGGTCACCGGACTCAAGGGCGAGGACGTCTTCGACATGGTCGTCCTGGCCACGGGCATGCAGCCCACGCTCGCGGGCGCCCCCCTGCCCAAGGGCGTCGAAGTCGACCAGGACGGTTTCCTCGTCAACGGCGAGGAGAAGGGCATCTTCGCCGCGGGCTGCGCCAAGCTGCCCCTCGACGTGATGAAGTCGGCCCAGTCCGCGACCGGCGCCGCCCTGAAAGCGATTCAAACGGTGAGAGGGAGGTAA
- a CDS encoding hydrogenase iron-sulfur subunit: MPEKIGVYIDESCLGSVLSAEPLVEFVKNRFSKEVSVVRSHPRLSSVDGQKLIQADIDAGDVDAVCICGTSPRYDSDLFSFTGDALVDRVNLREFVAKAYKNPDGSVPKAGDAVPEELRLMVEDYLKMGVLKLTKMAAPAPEIPEGVKTILVLGGGWTGLNAAQAATTAGFDVVLVEKSDQLGGKALNLFKSFPLSAPWTQTEDTGIAALAQAVQSNPKVKVYLGKTLEKLEGAPGMYQATIGGENVAVGSVVLATGFDPQDGKYLEPLGYGKLKNIVTTREFEKLAKDGLKAKRVAFIADIGVCMEQGLAAEAAQAEADLAAAEAAKDAPKEEKAEGEEKTVVFKDLESCKHLAFSSELNSLVALKQAGYVADSAPDAMGYVFYDHMMVPGINERYYKAAQDKPGVMLTKGRITGIREEGSGLVVLAQDTLLGESVELAVDMVVLPTGMVPTTAHGPVVNFAYRQGPAFPDLELFSGFADSNYICFPYETRRTGVYAAGCVRQPMSMAMSREDANGAVLKAIQCISSLNRGVSVHPRSGDKSYPKFNFVRCTQCKRCTEECPFGALDDDPKGTPMPNPTRCRRCGTCMGACPERVISFDNYNVDMIGTMIKSVEIPPKIDEGGPRAIILACENDAYPALDIAAMRGSRWSPYVRIVPVRCLGSVNTIWIADAMSKGTDGVLLLGCKYGEDYQCHFVKGSELCSRRMVNVAESLNRLGVEPERVVQKQVAIDEYDQVPLIIDEFMNYILKLGPNPFKGY; the protein is encoded by the coding sequence ATGCCCGAGAAGATCGGTGTCTACATCGACGAATCCTGCCTCGGCTCGGTCCTCTCCGCCGAGCCGCTGGTCGAATTCGTCAAGAATCGTTTCAGCAAAGAGGTTTCGGTGGTCAGGAGCCACCCGCGCCTGAGCTCGGTGGACGGCCAGAAGCTCATCCAGGCCGACATCGACGCGGGCGACGTGGACGCGGTGTGCATCTGCGGCACCTCGCCCCGCTATGACTCGGACCTCTTCAGCTTCACCGGCGACGCCCTGGTCGACCGCGTGAACCTGCGCGAGTTCGTGGCCAAGGCCTACAAGAACCCGGACGGCTCCGTGCCCAAGGCCGGCGACGCCGTGCCCGAGGAACTGCGCCTGATGGTCGAGGACTACCTGAAGATGGGCGTCCTCAAGCTGACCAAGATGGCCGCGCCCGCCCCGGAGATCCCGGAAGGCGTGAAGACCATCCTGGTGCTCGGCGGCGGCTGGACCGGCCTCAACGCCGCCCAGGCCGCGACCACCGCGGGCTTCGACGTGGTGCTCGTGGAGAAGAGCGACCAGCTCGGCGGCAAGGCGCTGAACCTCTTCAAGTCCTTCCCGCTCTCCGCCCCCTGGACCCAGACCGAGGACACCGGCATCGCCGCCCTGGCGCAGGCCGTGCAGTCCAACCCCAAGGTCAAGGTCTACCTCGGCAAGACGCTCGAGAAGCTCGAAGGCGCCCCGGGCATGTACCAGGCGACCATCGGCGGCGAGAACGTGGCCGTGGGCTCGGTCGTGCTGGCCACGGGCTTCGACCCGCAGGACGGCAAGTACCTCGAGCCGCTGGGCTACGGGAAGCTCAAGAACATCGTCACCACGCGCGAGTTCGAGAAGCTCGCCAAGGACGGCCTCAAGGCCAAGCGCGTGGCCTTCATCGCCGACATCGGCGTGTGCATGGAGCAGGGGCTCGCCGCCGAGGCCGCCCAGGCCGAGGCCGATCTGGCCGCGGCCGAAGCCGCCAAGGACGCTCCCAAGGAGGAGAAGGCCGAGGGCGAGGAGAAGACCGTGGTCTTCAAGGACCTCGAGTCCTGCAAGCACCTGGCCTTCAGCTCGGAGCTCAACTCCCTGGTGGCGCTCAAGCAGGCCGGCTACGTGGCCGACTCCGCACCGGACGCCATGGGCTACGTCTTCTACGACCACATGATGGTCCCGGGCATCAACGAGCGCTACTACAAGGCCGCCCAGGACAAGCCCGGCGTCATGCTGACCAAGGGCCGCATCACGGGCATCCGCGAGGAGGGCTCGGGCCTGGTCGTGCTCGCCCAGGACACCCTGCTCGGCGAGTCCGTCGAGCTGGCCGTCGACATGGTCGTGCTGCCCACGGGCATGGTCCCGACCACGGCGCACGGCCCGGTGGTCAACTTCGCCTACCGCCAGGGCCCGGCCTTCCCGGACCTGGAGCTGTTCAGCGGCTTCGCCGACTCGAACTACATCTGCTTCCCCTACGAGACGCGCCGCACCGGCGTGTACGCCGCAGGCTGCGTGCGCCAGCCCATGAGCATGGCAATGTCCCGCGAGGACGCCAACGGCGCCGTGCTCAAGGCCATCCAGTGCATCAGCTCGCTGAACCGCGGCGTGTCGGTGCACCCGCGCTCGGGCGACAAGTCCTACCCGAAGTTCAACTTCGTGCGCTGCACCCAGTGCAAGCGCTGCACGGAGGAATGTCCCTTCGGCGCGCTGGACGACGATCCCAAGGGAACGCCGATGCCGAACCCGACGCGCTGCCGCCGCTGCGGCACCTGCATGGGCGCCTGCCCGGAGCGCGTCATCAGCTTCGACAACTACAACGTCGACATGATCGGCACCATGATCAAGAGCGTGGAGATCCCGCCCAAGATCGACGAGGGCGGCCCCCGCGCCATCATCCTGGCCTGCGAGAACGACGCCTACCCGGCGCTGGACATCGCGGCCATGCGCGGCAGCCGCTGGAGCCCGTACGTGCGCATCGTGCCGGTGCGCTGCCTGGGCTCGGTGAACACCATCTGGATCGCCGACGCCATGTCCAAGGGCACGGACGGCGTGCTTCTGCTGGGCTGCAAGTACGGAGAGGACTACCAGTGCCACTTCGTCAAGGGCTCGGAGCTGTGCAGCCGCCGCATGGTCAACGTGGCCGAATCGCTGAACCGTCTGGGCGTCGAGCCCGAGCGCGTCGTGCAGAAGCAGGTCGCCATCGACGAGTACGATCAGGTGCCGCTGATCATCGACGAGTTCATGAACTACATCTTGAAGCTCGGCCCCAACCCCTTCAAGGGTTACTAG